In Micromonospora sp. NBC_01813, the following are encoded in one genomic region:
- a CDS encoding non-ribosomal peptide synthetase, whose product MIAHELLRELHQRGVRLRRSDGGLAVSAPPGALTAELRDALRDQRDALLELLDRSKVAGDVVAVTADPAGRYEPFPLTDIQHAYWAGAHSAVELGGVATHCYFEFDHVEGDWSDADPQRLAAALDRVVAANDMLRAVVAPDGTQRVLPEAPPYRIVHQDLRSYAEPEREQALLRTRESMAHQAQPAHRWPLFDVRTSRIGTAHLRLHVSVNILVVDFASLSLLFAQWRRCYRESHWRPAPTSVGYRDLVLAIRAARSGARYEQARRYWLDRIEALPGPPEIPLRRPPSSITQVRFTRRCQRIPKQLWAVLRAAARNAGITESVLLMTAFADVLRRWAGGQESMTLNLTLFERPPLHPDVERVLGDFTSLTMLEARARPGDAFADRARRISEQLLRDVEHASFTGVQVLRELARLRETGPAATMPVVFTSALGTPGGAAFLSELGFGLSQTPQVWLDLQVMEVDGSLLVNWDTVDGLFAEGLIEDMMAAYAGLLADLVADPQSWRRPGCVVRLPAHQAELRASVNATDTDDPPTTLWELVELQAELTPDADAVLTGSDRITYRDLLDRGRQLAWTLRAAGATAGEVIAVVADKGIEQVVAVLGVAASGAAFLPIDPNWPAARRDELLARCRVRTVVTAAELDLPPGPTIVATRAPQVVAAPTDPLPAGPAPDDLAYVIFTSGSTGAPKGVMIDHAAAANTIRDINRRFAITPLDRVLGLSALSFDLAVYDVFGTMAAGAALVLPEPTGVRDPAHWSRLACDHRVSVWDSVPALMRAFLDAPAAAAPELRLAMLSGDWIPLALPGRVRERCPAAQVVSLGGATEASIWSVLYPVDEVSPEWTSVPYGRPMANQQLYVRTPCLDECPIWTIGEICIGGVGLARGYWEDAAQTADRFVLDPRTGERLYRTGDLGRYLPNGDIEFLGRRDDQVKINGYRVELGEINEALRRQPGLAQAVAAVRTSSATGTRQLVGYLVPEPGHDVHTAKIQEALGTTLPRYMVPRRYVTLDAMPLSANGKVALDRLPEPDATPARSTVPDELGPADDWERRLHTIVREILEVDELGRHDNLFELGADSMHAVAILSRMGQELGLVFDDGEQGLQLLFEAPTVAELAAAVRTGEAR is encoded by the coding sequence TTGATCGCTCACGAGTTGCTTCGCGAACTGCACCAACGGGGCGTCCGGCTGCGACGCTCGGACGGAGGACTCGCCGTCTCGGCGCCACCGGGAGCACTCACCGCCGAACTGCGTGACGCGCTTCGCGATCAGCGGGACGCCTTACTGGAACTGCTCGACCGCAGCAAGGTCGCAGGCGATGTCGTCGCGGTGACGGCCGACCCGGCGGGCCGCTACGAACCGTTCCCGTTGACCGATATTCAGCACGCCTACTGGGCTGGCGCGCACTCAGCTGTCGAGCTCGGCGGGGTCGCCACCCACTGCTACTTCGAGTTCGACCACGTCGAGGGCGATTGGTCCGACGCCGACCCGCAGCGGCTCGCCGCTGCTCTAGACCGAGTGGTCGCCGCGAACGACATGCTGCGCGCCGTGGTAGCGCCCGACGGTACCCAGCGGGTCCTACCCGAAGCGCCGCCGTACCGGATCGTGCACCAGGATCTGCGTTCCTACGCGGAACCTGAGCGCGAGCAGGCCTTGCTTCGCACTCGCGAGTCGATGGCTCACCAGGCGCAACCGGCACACCGTTGGCCACTCTTCGATGTCCGGACCTCCCGTATCGGTACGGCGCACCTACGCCTGCACGTGAGCGTCAACATCCTCGTCGTGGACTTCGCGAGCCTGTCTCTCCTTTTCGCGCAATGGCGGCGCTGCTACCGCGAATCGCACTGGCGGCCCGCGCCGACATCGGTGGGATACCGTGATCTGGTACTCGCAATCCGGGCCGCGCGTTCCGGAGCCCGGTACGAGCAGGCCCGCCGGTACTGGCTGGACCGCATCGAGGCGCTGCCCGGACCACCTGAAATCCCGCTGCGTCGGCCGCCGTCGTCGATCACACAGGTACGGTTCACCCGGCGTTGCCAACGGATACCGAAACAGTTGTGGGCGGTGTTGCGGGCCGCTGCCCGCAACGCCGGCATCACCGAGTCGGTGCTGTTGATGACCGCCTTCGCTGACGTGCTCCGCCGGTGGGCGGGCGGCCAGGAGTCGATGACGCTCAACCTCACGCTGTTCGAGCGTCCGCCGCTGCACCCGGATGTGGAGCGTGTGCTCGGTGACTTCACCTCGTTGACCATGCTTGAAGCGAGAGCTCGGCCCGGCGACGCCTTCGCCGACCGGGCCCGGCGGATCAGCGAGCAACTGCTCCGTGACGTGGAACACGCGTCGTTCACCGGCGTGCAGGTGCTGCGTGAGCTGGCGCGTCTGCGGGAGACCGGGCCAGCAGCGACGATGCCGGTGGTCTTCACCAGCGCCCTGGGCACCCCCGGCGGCGCGGCGTTTCTTTCCGAGCTTGGATTCGGGCTCAGTCAGACCCCGCAGGTTTGGCTCGATCTGCAGGTAATGGAGGTCGACGGCAGTCTACTGGTCAACTGGGACACGGTGGACGGACTGTTCGCCGAGGGTCTGATCGAGGACATGATGGCGGCGTACGCTGGCCTGCTCGCCGACCTGGTGGCCGATCCGCAGTCATGGCGCCGGCCCGGCTGCGTCGTGCGGTTGCCGGCGCACCAGGCGGAGCTGCGGGCGTCGGTCAACGCTACCGACACGGATGATCCGCCTACCACGCTCTGGGAACTGGTGGAACTACAGGCCGAGCTGACACCCGATGCGGACGCAGTGCTGACCGGTAGCGACAGGATCACATATCGTGATCTCCTCGATCGGGGACGGCAGCTGGCGTGGACGTTGCGTGCGGCCGGTGCCACCGCTGGCGAGGTCATCGCCGTTGTCGCGGACAAGGGGATCGAGCAGGTCGTCGCCGTGCTCGGGGTGGCCGCGAGCGGTGCGGCGTTCCTGCCCATCGATCCCAACTGGCCGGCCGCGAGGCGGGACGAACTTCTGGCGCGTTGCCGGGTGCGGACCGTGGTGACAGCGGCTGAACTGGACCTGCCGCCAGGCCCGACGATCGTTGCCACCCGAGCGCCGCAGGTGGTCGCCGCCCCAACTGATCCGTTACCGGCTGGCCCGGCACCGGACGACCTCGCCTATGTCATCTTCACCTCTGGCTCCACCGGCGCGCCAAAAGGCGTGATGATTGACCACGCGGCAGCCGCGAACACGATTCGGGACATCAACCGGCGGTTCGCCATCACCCCGCTGGACCGGGTGTTGGGCCTATCCGCGCTGAGTTTCGACCTGGCCGTCTATGACGTATTCGGCACCATGGCAGCCGGCGCGGCGCTCGTGCTGCCCGAGCCCACCGGCGTCAGGGACCCGGCACACTGGTCCCGACTGGCCTGCGACCACCGGGTCAGCGTGTGGGACAGCGTCCCTGCGCTGATGCGGGCCTTCCTTGACGCGCCCGCCGCCGCGGCGCCCGAACTCCGGCTCGCCATGCTCAGCGGTGACTGGATTCCGCTGGCACTACCGGGGCGGGTGCGGGAACGTTGCCCGGCTGCCCAGGTCGTGAGCCTCGGCGGTGCCACCGAGGCGTCGATCTGGTCGGTGCTGTATCCCGTGGACGAGGTGTCGCCTGAGTGGACGAGCGTTCCGTACGGCCGGCCAATGGCCAACCAGCAGCTGTACGTCCGGACTCCCTGCCTTGACGAGTGCCCGATCTGGACGATTGGTGAGATCTGCATCGGCGGCGTCGGACTCGCTCGGGGCTACTGGGAAGACGCGGCACAGACCGCTGACCGGTTCGTTCTTGACCCGCGCACCGGTGAGCGCCTGTATCGCACCGGTGACCTGGGTCGGTACCTGCCAAACGGTGACATCGAGTTCCTCGGCCGGCGCGACGATCAGGTGAAGATCAACGGCTACCGGGTTGAGCTTGGCGAGATCAACGAGGCGCTGCGCCGTCAGCCGGGACTCGCCCAGGCGGTGGCGGCGGTGCGGACGAGCTCGGCGACCGGCACCCGACAACTGGTCGGTTACCTGGTGCCCGAGCCGGGCCACGACGTCCACACCGCCAAGATCCAGGAGGCGTTGGGTACCACGCTGCCCCGGTACATGGTTCCTCGCCGCTATGTAACGCTCGACGCGATGCCGCTGTCCGCGAACGGAAAAGTCGCCCTGGACCGGCTGCCGGAACCCGATGCCACTCCGGCGCGGAGCACCGTCCCCGATGAGCTGGGTCCTGCCGACGACTGGGAACGGCGTCTGCACACGATCGTCCGCGAGATCCTTGAGGTGGACGAACTAGGCCGGCACGACAACTTGTTCGAACTCGGTGCCGACTCGATGCACGCGGTGGCGATCCTGTCCCGGATGGGGCAGGAACTCGGTCTGGTCTTCGACGACGGTGAGCAGGGACTGCAGCTGTTGTTCGAGGCACCAACCGTGGCCGAGTTGGCGGCGGCGGTGCGAACCGGGGAGGCCCGGTGA
- a CDS encoding non-ribosomal peptide synthetase: MTTSIPATNDVNELLRDLAAAGIRLSVGDEGRLRVDAPREALTPALRDRLTGARSDLIRLLTNTVYASPANLPVMTPDPDNLYTPFAPSDLQESFLIGARPGMEHYVQPHQYMEFDLGDIDPERFTDALGRAMLRQYKDLVVLRDDLTLQVVSDPVAPHVPVTDLRGRPEPEAAQELDAVRAAMSRREPPLDRWPWLDVRLTRYDPGRTRLHWNNNNLFSDAPGSFRLIRDVLRAYDHPDEPLIAPSISYRDCVLELRRLAESPAGQRSREYWTRRLAEMPDAPAIPLAAGADPHRRSRLSRREMRFPAPLWEALKLHGAGAGLSPTAVLLGAHAEMLSAWSGSRHFLINNMVTHRLALHPQIDDVLGNFAALYPLEVDWRHDESVRDRFVRLHRQVMADLEHTHWSGVKVLQALNQQRHTPGRAVCPFAVGSALFVGPTEPPVFSLLETPQVIFDCEFWELPDGGLWVIWDVIEDMFPPGLLDAMENGYRTALALLAGPTAWEGRQLSLIPRSQVQDRTRLNTVVPAPPAALLHTPLPAHAARNPDDLAVAGPDGKLTYRELNEASTALARRIAAAGVGTGDRVAVVTARGIAQPVAVFGVLMAGAAYVPIDPDWPDERLRLLTTGVRAVVTTADMVARVASLSGHPVLTVSVTGTQPGPALPTVRPADIAYVIYTSGSTGLPKGAVLDHQGPAATISDINSRFGVGPGDVLLGVSSLSFDLSVYDIFGSVAAGAALVLPPAGPADPRAWPDLISGHGVTVWNSVPALAQLLVDAAVQVGTELPSLRLVLLSGDWVPVDLPDRIRQIAPAAQVVSLGGATEASIWSIIYPVSEVDPGWTSIPYGRPLAGQRWYVLDDLSRDAPTWVPGHLHIGGVGLARGYLEDPTRTAAAFISHPRTGERLYRTGDLGRYLPDGDIEFLGRADNQLKVQGYRVEPGEIEHALVGSHDVTAATVVARDTAAGRQLVAFVTVATGIEPDPAGIRSALAERLPGYLVPAQVVVLDRFPLSANGKVDRARLARLSPSNAITDSRSTVPASDPVQTVLVEVWESVLGAHPIGVHDDFFDLGGQSFAALRASALAAQRLGRPVPLAALLQERTVARLAARLAGPDGWSPLVHLPSATSTGTPWALVHPAGGQVLCYTELAAHLSGPVYAMQAPGPDNGQPTPESVPELADQYIAALLRQHPKGPYRLGGWSSGAAVAAAMADRLRHLGHQVQRLVVIDAPAPRQFRRFDDDVLRRWFDADIAALWPDTEVVGAPHESGLDSAFAVFRAVVRACGRYVAPPLAVPVIVIRADSGVVEEFDGHPDTGLPDWGWSQLTGQPVRAVVLPGTHHTLLTGSSAAQLAAEMQSADT, translated from the coding sequence ATGACGACGTCCATCCCCGCTACCAACGATGTCAACGAACTCCTGCGGGACCTCGCGGCGGCAGGAATCCGGCTCTCCGTCGGCGACGAAGGCAGGCTTCGGGTCGACGCACCCCGCGAGGCGCTCACTCCCGCACTGCGGGACCGGCTGACGGGCGCCCGGTCCGACCTGATCCGGCTGCTCACCAACACCGTCTACGCATCTCCGGCCAACCTGCCGGTCATGACGCCCGACCCGGACAACCTATACACCCCGTTTGCGCCATCCGACCTGCAGGAGTCCTTTCTGATCGGGGCCCGGCCAGGAATGGAGCACTACGTACAGCCGCATCAGTACATGGAGTTCGATCTCGGCGACATCGATCCGGAGCGGTTCACGGATGCCCTCGGCCGAGCGATGCTCCGCCAGTACAAGGATCTCGTGGTGCTCCGCGACGACCTGACCTTGCAGGTGGTATCCGATCCGGTGGCCCCACATGTGCCGGTCACTGATCTGCGCGGACGCCCAGAGCCGGAAGCCGCGCAGGAGCTCGATGCCGTCCGGGCTGCGATGAGTCGCCGGGAGCCGCCGCTGGATCGGTGGCCTTGGCTGGATGTGCGGCTGACCCGGTACGACCCCGGTCGTACCCGCCTGCACTGGAACAATAACAACCTGTTCAGCGACGCGCCGGGCAGCTTCCGGCTGATCCGCGACGTGCTGCGAGCGTACGACCATCCGGATGAGCCGCTGATCGCACCGTCGATCAGCTATCGTGACTGCGTTCTCGAGCTGCGCCGCCTGGCCGAGTCACCAGCCGGGCAGCGGTCCCGGGAGTACTGGACCCGCCGCCTGGCGGAGATGCCCGACGCTCCGGCGATCCCGCTGGCGGCCGGTGCGGATCCCCACCGGCGATCCCGGTTGAGCCGCCGCGAGATGCGGTTCCCCGCGCCGTTGTGGGAGGCGCTCAAGCTGCACGGTGCCGGCGCCGGGCTGAGCCCCACCGCGGTGCTGCTGGGCGCGCATGCCGAGATGCTCTCGGCCTGGAGCGGCTCGCGGCACTTTCTGATCAACAATATGGTGACGCACCGCCTCGCCCTGCATCCGCAGATCGACGATGTGTTGGGCAACTTCGCCGCGCTCTACCCGTTGGAGGTCGACTGGCGGCACGACGAGTCTGTCCGGGACCGGTTCGTCCGGCTGCACCGCCAGGTGATGGCGGATCTGGAACACACCCACTGGAGCGGCGTCAAGGTCCTCCAGGCGTTGAATCAGCAGCGCCATACGCCAGGCCGGGCCGTCTGCCCGTTCGCGGTGGGCAGCGCCTTGTTCGTCGGGCCCACCGAACCGCCCGTCTTCAGCCTTTTGGAGACGCCGCAGGTGATCTTCGACTGCGAATTCTGGGAACTCCCGGACGGCGGGCTGTGGGTGATCTGGGACGTCATCGAGGACATGTTCCCACCGGGCCTGCTGGACGCGATGGAGAACGGGTACCGCACCGCCCTCGCGCTGCTCGCCGGGCCCACCGCCTGGGAAGGACGGCAGCTGTCACTTATCCCACGGTCACAGGTGCAGGACCGGACCCGTCTCAACACCGTAGTGCCCGCGCCACCCGCGGCTCTGCTCCATACACCGCTGCCGGCGCATGCGGCACGCAATCCAGATGACCTGGCGGTGGCCGGCCCGGACGGCAAACTGACCTATCGGGAGCTGAATGAGGCCAGTACGGCGCTCGCTCGCCGTATCGCCGCTGCCGGAGTGGGCACGGGCGACCGGGTGGCAGTCGTGACAGCCAGAGGCATCGCCCAGCCGGTCGCGGTCTTCGGCGTGCTGATGGCGGGAGCGGCCTATGTGCCGATCGACCCGGACTGGCCGGATGAACGGCTTCGACTGCTGACGACGGGTGTCCGCGCGGTGGTCACCACCGCCGACATGGTTGCACGGGTCGCGTCGTTGTCCGGGCACCCCGTACTGACCGTCAGCGTGACAGGGACGCAACCCGGGCCGGCGCTGCCCACCGTTCGCCCGGCGGACATCGCCTACGTCATCTACACCTCGGGATCGACGGGACTACCAAAGGGCGCGGTGCTGGATCATCAAGGACCTGCCGCCACCATCTCCGACATCAACAGCAGATTCGGCGTCGGCCCGGGTGACGTACTTCTCGGAGTCTCGTCGCTGAGCTTCGACCTGTCCGTCTACGACATCTTCGGCTCCGTTGCCGCCGGTGCGGCACTGGTACTCCCGCCCGCCGGTCCCGCCGATCCCCGTGCCTGGCCCGACCTCATCAGCGGGCATGGCGTCACCGTTTGGAACTCGGTGCCCGCCCTGGCACAACTCCTGGTGGACGCGGCCGTGCAGGTAGGTACGGAGCTGCCGTCGCTGCGCCTCGTCCTGCTGAGTGGCGACTGGGTACCTGTCGATCTGCCGGACCGGATCCGGCAGATCGCGCCGGCCGCACAGGTCGTCAGCCTGGGGGGTGCCACGGAGGCGTCGATCTGGTCGATCATCTACCCCGTATCCGAGGTCGACCCGGGGTGGACGAGTATCCCGTACGGGCGGCCGCTGGCAGGTCAGCGGTGGTACGTGCTCGATGACCTCAGCCGGGACGCGCCCACTTGGGTGCCTGGACACCTGCACATCGGTGGGGTCGGGTTGGCACGCGGCTATCTGGAAGACCCTACCCGGACCGCGGCCGCGTTCATCAGCCATCCGCGCACCGGTGAACGGCTCTACCGCACCGGCGATCTCGGTCGCTACCTGCCCGACGGCGACATCGAGTTTCTCGGACGCGCAGACAACCAACTCAAGGTTCAAGGCTATCGGGTGGAGCCTGGTGAGATAGAGCACGCACTGGTCGGCAGCCACGACGTCACCGCCGCCACCGTGGTGGCCAGGGACACGGCCGCCGGGCGGCAACTGGTCGCCTTCGTAACCGTCGCCACCGGCATCGAGCCAGACCCCGCCGGCATTCGGTCCGCGCTGGCCGAGCGGCTACCGGGCTACCTCGTCCCGGCTCAGGTCGTGGTTCTCGATCGGTTTCCGCTGTCGGCCAATGGCAAGGTGGACCGTGCCCGGCTGGCCCGTCTCTCACCCTCGAACGCAATCACCGACAGCCGGTCCACCGTACCGGCGAGCGACCCCGTCCAGACGGTTCTGGTCGAGGTATGGGAGTCCGTCCTGGGCGCCCACCCGATCGGTGTGCATGACGACTTCTTCGATCTCGGGGGGCAGTCGTTCGCGGCGTTGCGCGCCTCCGCACTGGCCGCGCAACGGCTCGGCCGCCCCGTACCACTCGCCGCGTTGCTGCAGGAACGTACGGTGGCACGCCTGGCAGCCCGCCTGGCCGGGCCCGACGGCTGGTCACCGTTGGTGCACCTGCCCTCCGCGACCAGCACCGGAACACCGTGGGCGCTGGTCCATCCGGCCGGCGGTCAGGTGCTGTGCTACACCGAACTCGCCGCCCACCTCAGCGGTCCGGTCTACGCGATGCAGGCACCCGGCCCCGACAACGGCCAGCCAACCCCGGAGTCAGTGCCGGAGCTGGCGGACCAGTACATCGCGGCGTTGCTGCGGCAGCATCCGAAGGGACCGTACCGGCTCGGCGGCTGGTCATCGGGAGCGGCGGTGGCGGCGGCCATGGCCGACCGTCTGCGTCACCTCGGGCACCAGGTGCAGCGACTCGTCGTGATCGACGCTCCGGCGCCACGGCAGTTCCGGCGGTTCGACGACGATGTCCTACGCCGCTGGTTCGACGCCGACATCGCAGCCCTGTGGCCGGACACCGAGGTGGTCGGAGCGCCACACGAATCCGGATTGGACAGCGCCTTCGCGGTCTTTCGTGCGGTGGTGCGGGCCTGCGGACGGTACGTGGCACCGCCACTGGCGGTACCGGTCATCGTGATCCGTGCCGACAGCGGGGTCGTCGAGGAGTTCGACGGCCATCCCGACACTGGCTTGCCGGACTGGGGTTGGTCGCAGCTGACCGGCCAACCGGTCCGGGCGGTCGTACTGCCCGGAACCCATCACACATTGCTCACCGGGTCGTCCGCTGCCCAGCTCGCGGCCGAGATGCAGTCTGCCGACACCTGA